A genomic stretch from Budorcas taxicolor isolate Tak-1 chromosome 15, Takin1.1, whole genome shotgun sequence includes:
- the MUC15 gene encoding mucin-15, translating to MLTSAKILLISILSSLLLFGSHGEEGQKTNTTESTAEDLKTRENQSVPLESKANLTSDKENRETSNPKASNFSFEDPSNKTHETGFYSNLSTDNSSRSPRLMPTLSPRPPSIHSFVSKLPWNSSIADNSLLPVSAPPNTTVPVSSENFTRSSINDTLKASDNSSITVSNLPSGPNTVSVTPMVTDGWPTTTRESVEGFTVYQETTLHPTLKFTNNSKIFPNTSDPQEENRNTGVVFGAILGAILGASLLSLVGYLLCGKRKTDSFSHRRLYDDRNEPVLRLDNAPEPYDVSFGNSSYYNPSANDSSTSAGEENAHDGIPMDDIPPLRTSV from the exons ATGTTGACTTCAGCCAAAATTCTGTTGATTTCAATTTTGTCTAGTTTACTACTGTTTGGAAGCCATGGGGAAGAAggtcaaaaaacaaacacaacagaaAGCACTGCCGAAGACTTAAAAACAAGGGAAAATCAATCTGTTCCTTTAGAAAGTAAAGCAAATTTAACCTCAgataaagaaaatagagaaacctCCAATCCCAAGGCAAGTAATTTCTCTTTTGAGGATCCATCAAATAAAACACATGAAACAGGTTTCTACAGTAATCTGTCAACAGACAACTCTTCCAGGAGTCCGAGACTCATGCCTACACTTTCCCCAAGACCTCCCTCAATCCACAGCTTTGTTTCCAAACTGCCTTGGAACTCATCCATAGCAGATAACAGTCTTCTGCCAGTTTCAGCCCCTCCCAATACCACAGTTCCTGTGTCTTCAGAAAACTTTACCCGGTCTTCCATCAATGATACCTTGAAAGCTTCTGACAACAGTTCCATTACAGTTAGCAACCTCCCTTCAGGACCAAACACCGTATCTGTGACCCCCATGGTAACAGATGGATGGCctaccacaaccagagagagcGTGGAGGGGTTTACCGTCTATCAAGAAACAACTTTACATCCCACCCTGAAATTCACCAATAATTCAAAAATCTTTCCAAATACGTCAGACCCCCAAGAAG AGAACAGAAATACAGGAGTAGTATTTGGGGCCATTTTAGGTGCTATTCTGGGTGCTTCATTGCTTAGTCTTGTCGGCTACCTTTTAtgtggaaaaaggaaaacagattcaTTTTCCCATCGGCGACTTTATGACGACAGAAATGAACCAG tTCTGCGATTAGATAATGCACCGGAACCTTATGATGTGAGTTTTGGGAACTCTAGTTATTACAACCCAAGTGCAAATGATTCATCTACTTCAGCAGGTGAAGAAAATGCGCATGACGGCATTCCTATGGATGACATACCTCCGCTTCGCACCTCAGTGTAA